A stretch of the Marinobacter sp. JH2 genome encodes the following:
- the glyQ gene encoding glycine--tRNA ligase subunit alpha, protein MTDKATNNSAPDIKTFQGLILALQNFWAQHGCVVLQPLDMEVGAGTFHPATFLRSIGPETWNAAYVQPSRRPTDGRYGENPNRLQHYYQFQVVLKPSPDNIQELYLDSLRALGLDPLVHDIRFVEDNWESPTLGAWGLGWEIWLNGMEVTQFTYFQQVGGLECYPVTGELTYGLERIAMYLQGVDSVYDLVWTNGPDGVVTYGDVFHQNEVEQSTYNFEHADTEFLFHSFDVYERESARLIEAGLPLPAYEQVLKASHTFNLLDARHAISVTERQRFILRVRTLARSVAQAYFESRRKQGFPLAPEALRKEVLAAADAADAKAKSKKSGKAKKAQQEQGKA, encoded by the coding sequence GTGACAGACAAGGCAACCAATAACTCCGCGCCAGACATCAAGACCTTTCAAGGTCTGATCCTGGCATTGCAGAATTTCTGGGCGCAGCATGGCTGCGTGGTACTCCAGCCTCTCGATATGGAAGTCGGCGCCGGTACATTCCACCCGGCTACGTTCCTGCGCTCCATCGGGCCCGAGACCTGGAACGCCGCCTACGTGCAGCCCAGCCGCCGACCGACCGACGGCCGCTACGGTGAAAACCCGAACCGCCTGCAGCACTACTACCAGTTCCAAGTTGTCCTCAAGCCGTCTCCGGACAATATTCAGGAACTGTACCTAGACTCGTTGCGCGCGTTGGGGCTAGACCCTCTGGTACACGACATCCGCTTTGTGGAAGACAACTGGGAATCCCCGACTCTGGGTGCCTGGGGTCTGGGCTGGGAAATCTGGCTGAACGGCATGGAAGTCACCCAGTTCACCTACTTCCAGCAAGTTGGCGGCCTTGAATGCTACCCGGTCACTGGCGAGCTGACCTACGGTCTTGAGCGCATCGCCATGTACCTGCAGGGCGTGGACAGCGTCTACGATCTGGTCTGGACTAACGGCCCGGATGGAGTAGTAACGTACGGCGACGTGTTCCACCAGAACGAAGTGGAACAGTCCACCTACAACTTCGAGCACGCCGATACCGAGTTTCTGTTCCACAGCTTCGACGTTTACGAGCGGGAAAGTGCCCGCCTGATCGAAGCCGGCCTGCCGCTGCCTGCCTACGAGCAGGTACTCAAGGCCTCCCACACCTTCAACTTGTTGGATGCTCGACACGCCATCTCAGTAACCGAGCGCCAGCGTTTCATCCTGCGTGTACGTACCCTGGCTCGCTCCGTGGCTCAGGCTTATTTTGAAAGCCGTCGCAAGCAAGGTTTCCCGTTGGCCCCGGAAGCCCTTCGCAAAGAGGTATTGGCAGCTGCCGATGCGGCTGACGCCAAAGCCAAAAGCAAGAAGTCCGGAAAAGCGAAAAAGGCACAGCAGGAACAGGGGAAAGCATAA
- the glyS gene encoding glycine--tRNA ligase subunit beta encodes MATQDFLVELGTEELPPKALKGLSDAFTQGITKGLEDAGVDFGKVEAFAAPRRLAVRIRDLADAQPDKSVEKRGPAVKAAFDDAGNPTRALTGFATSLGVTPDQLDTLETDKGAWLVFRTVEKGKPTVELLPELVNQSLSALPIPKRMRWGAHRTEFVRPVHWLIMLYGNNVIETPIMNLKPGNKTRGHRFHCPKELIIPTPADYETVLKQEGYVLADFAERREQIRAGVNALAKNEAGGVAVIDEDLLDEVTALNEWPVPLMGRFDERFLKVPAEALISSMKEHQKYFHVVDSNDQMLPLFITVANLESKDPAQVVAGNEKVIRPRLSDAAFFFETDRKTKLEDRIDALKPIVFQEKLGSIYDKSVRVAALAKKIADAIDSDPALAERAAMLAKTDLVTEMVLEFTDLQGIMGSYYATDDNEHADVAKALNEQYMPRFAGDDLPTTLTGCAVAIADRIDSLVGLFGINQPPSGTRDPFALRRASLGVLRIIIERELPLDLQTLCEWAEENFTVLTEENTASTVVNYMLERFRAFYDEQGISAEVYLAVHARRPTCPLDFNRRVKAVEAFRQLPEALALAGANKRVSNILTKQGGDSIGETVDNALLQDEPEKVLAQKVEEQAAKVLPLFEQGDYATALTSLASLREPVDNFFDEVMVMADDEAVKNNRLALLNRLRNLFLRVADISLLPTAG; translated from the coding sequence ATGGCTACACAGGATTTTCTAGTCGAACTGGGCACCGAGGAATTGCCTCCGAAAGCCCTCAAAGGCCTGTCTGACGCCTTCACCCAAGGCATCACCAAGGGCTTGGAAGACGCTGGCGTTGACTTCGGCAAAGTAGAAGCGTTCGCAGCTCCACGCCGTTTGGCCGTGCGTATTCGGGATCTCGCTGATGCCCAGCCCGACAAGTCTGTGGAAAAGCGCGGTCCCGCGGTTAAAGCCGCCTTTGATGATGCCGGCAACCCGACCCGCGCACTGACCGGGTTCGCCACCTCATTGGGCGTTACCCCCGATCAACTGGACACGCTGGAAACCGACAAAGGTGCCTGGCTGGTGTTCCGTACCGTTGAAAAGGGCAAACCCACCGTTGAGCTTCTGCCCGAACTGGTCAATCAGTCTCTGTCGGCCTTGCCCATTCCCAAACGCATGCGCTGGGGGGCCCACCGCACGGAATTCGTGCGCCCGGTCCATTGGCTGATTATGCTGTACGGCAACAACGTGATCGAAACCCCGATCATGAACCTGAAGCCGGGCAACAAAACCCGTGGCCATCGCTTCCACTGCCCGAAAGAGCTGATCATCCCGACCCCGGCTGACTACGAAACCGTCCTCAAGCAAGAAGGTTACGTACTGGCTGATTTCGCCGAGCGTCGTGAGCAGATCCGTGCCGGTGTGAACGCACTGGCCAAGAACGAAGCCGGTGGTGTTGCCGTTATCGATGAAGACCTTCTCGACGAAGTAACGGCTCTGAATGAATGGCCGGTGCCGCTGATGGGCCGCTTCGACGAGCGTTTCCTGAAAGTGCCTGCCGAAGCCCTGATCTCCTCCATGAAGGAGCACCAGAAGTACTTCCACGTGGTGGACAGCAACGACCAGATGCTGCCGCTATTTATTACCGTCGCCAACCTGGAGAGCAAAGATCCGGCTCAGGTGGTTGCCGGTAATGAGAAGGTGATCCGCCCACGCTTGTCGGACGCCGCCTTTTTCTTCGAGACCGACCGAAAAACCAAGCTCGAAGATCGCATCGATGCGCTCAAACCCATTGTCTTCCAGGAAAAGCTGGGCAGCATTTACGACAAGTCTGTGCGCGTCGCTGCACTGGCCAAGAAAATCGCCGACGCCATCGACAGTGATCCCGCGCTGGCCGAGCGTGCCGCCATGCTCGCCAAGACCGATTTGGTTACCGAAATGGTGCTGGAGTTCACTGATCTGCAAGGCATCATGGGCAGCTACTACGCCACCGACGACAATGAGCACGCGGACGTTGCCAAGGCCCTGAACGAGCAGTACATGCCGCGCTTTGCCGGTGACGACCTGCCCACGACCCTGACCGGTTGCGCCGTCGCCATTGCAGACCGTATCGACTCACTGGTCGGCCTGTTTGGCATCAACCAGCCGCCTTCCGGTACTCGTGATCCTTTCGCCCTGCGCCGTGCTTCCCTCGGCGTGCTACGCATCATCATCGAGCGCGAACTGCCACTGGACTTGCAGACTCTGTGTGAATGGGCCGAAGAGAACTTCACGGTACTGACTGAAGAGAACACCGCCAGCACCGTGGTCAACTACATGCTCGAACGCTTCCGGGCTTTCTACGACGAGCAGGGCATCAGTGCCGAAGTCTATCTGGCCGTGCACGCACGTCGTCCGACCTGCCCACTGGATTTCAACCGCCGCGTGAAGGCCGTTGAAGCTTTCCGCCAGCTGCCAGAAGCTCTGGCTTTGGCCGGCGCCAACAAGCGGGTATCGAACATCCTGACCAAGCAAGGCGGCGACAGCATCGGCGAAACCGTCGACAACGCGTTGCTACAGGATGAGCCCGAGAAGGTTCTGGCCCAGAAGGTTGAAGAGCAGGCCGCGAAAGTACTGCCGTTGTTCGAGCAAGGTGACTACGCCACCGCTCTGACCTCTTTGGCCAGCTTGCGCGAGCCTGTGGATAACTTCTTCGACGAGGTCATGGTGATGGCCGACGACGAAGCCGTTAAAAACAACCGTTTGGCGCTGCTCAACCGTCTTCGTAACCTGTTCCTGCGCGTGGCCGATATTTCCCTGCTACCCACAGCCGGGTAA
- a CDS encoding lipocalin family protein: MKRYALLSTILLLLQGCTGLPKDIVPVTGFEKERFLGTWYEIARLDHSFESGLSQVTAEYTANQDGSIHVLNRGYNEAKDEWTEAEGRAVFVGDSHVGHLKVSFFGPFYGSYVVFELEKENYSRAYLTSYNRDFLWFLSRTPEVSEDELEAFKARAVAEGFELRELIVVEQ; this comes from the coding sequence ATGAAGCGCTATGCTCTGTTAAGCACCATACTACTGTTACTGCAGGGTTGCACCGGTCTACCTAAAGACATCGTCCCGGTCACCGGTTTCGAGAAAGAGCGTTTTCTCGGCACCTGGTACGAAATCGCCCGCCTCGACCATTCTTTCGAATCGGGCCTGAGCCAAGTCACCGCAGAGTACACCGCCAACCAGGACGGCAGCATTCACGTTCTGAACCGTGGCTACAACGAGGCCAAAGATGAATGGACAGAAGCCGAGGGCAGAGCCGTGTTTGTGGGTGACAGCCATGTGGGCCACTTGAAGGTGTCTTTCTTCGGGCCTTTCTATGGCTCGTACGTGGTGTTTGAACTCGAAAAAGAAAACTACTCGCGCGCTTACCTAACCAGCTACAACCGGGATTTCCTGTGGTTTCTGTCCCGAACGCCGGAGGTGAGCGAGGACGAACTGGAAGCGTTTAAAGCCAGAGCGGTGGCGGAAGGTTTTGAATTGAGGGAATTGATTGTGGTGGAGCAGTAA
- a CDS encoding VOC family protein, translated as MIGYVTLGVSDMDKAKQFYSDLLGDMGAKVLLDMGRIAFIGKDMSSPMLAVCTPHNGEPNEPGNGNMLALQPGSKEAVDSYHKKALELGATCDGEPGQRIPNQFYGAYVRDPDGNKLAFFQFG; from the coding sequence ATGATCGGATATGTAACCCTCGGCGTCAGCGATATGGACAAAGCCAAGCAGTTCTACAGCGACCTGCTGGGCGACATGGGCGCAAAAGTGCTGCTCGACATGGGCCGCATAGCGTTTATTGGCAAGGACATGAGCTCGCCCATGTTAGCGGTGTGCACACCGCACAACGGTGAACCGAACGAGCCGGGAAACGGCAACATGCTGGCCTTACAGCCGGGTTCGAAAGAAGCCGTAGACAGTTACCACAAGAAAGCCCTTGAATTGGGCGCCACCTGCGATGGCGAGCCGGGACAGCGTATCCCGAACCAGTTCTACGGTGCCTACGTCCGTGACCCAGACGGCAACAAACTGGCCTTCTTCCAGTTCGGTTGA
- a CDS encoding globin, which produces MNNTDLVFQSYGRCCRKEEFFVDFYDFFMASSDAIRKRFADTDMSAQRHLLRHGVMQIILVARGMPDRKLRDLGESHNRNNYDIQPEWYGLWEEALLKTVRMHDPEYTPALRIAWKEVLKPGIDLIRGAY; this is translated from the coding sequence ATGAATAACACCGATCTTGTTTTCCAGAGCTATGGCCGCTGTTGCCGAAAAGAAGAGTTCTTTGTCGATTTTTACGATTTCTTCATGGCGAGTTCAGACGCTATTCGTAAGCGCTTTGCGGACACCGATATGTCCGCCCAGCGACATTTGCTCCGTCACGGCGTGATGCAAATTATTCTTGTGGCCCGAGGCATGCCCGACCGTAAACTCCGGGATTTGGGAGAGAGCCACAACCGCAACAATTATGACATCCAGCCGGAATGGTATGGCTTGTGGGAAGAAGCCCTACTGAAAACCGTGCGCATGCACGATCCGGAATATACGCCCGCTTTGCGTATAGCTTGGAAAGAGGTGTTGAAGCCGGGGATTGATCTGATTCGTGGAGCTTACTAA
- a CDS encoding ABC transporter permease yields MESLGNIWNLGIKELRSLWQDKVLMIFVLLAFTLMIYTAGSAGSMELHSAPIAVVDEDQTVLSGRVINSLQAPWFQPPEIVRYDQIDHLLDKGSHTFALVIPEGFERKIRQGQQVDLQLNIDATRMSQAFIGTSYIERFVMTEVAEFLQPGSSTKDLPVTLVTRASFNPNLDGTWFGGVMELITQITLISIILTGAALIREREHGTVEHLMVMPLRPFEIMASKVWANGVVVLLVASMSITLVIQGWLNVPIAGSIWLFLFGALIHLFSTTAIGILIGTVARTMPQFGLLLILTILPLQLLSGGITPRESMPELVQNVMLAAPTTHFVTMAQAILYRGAGFDVVWPQMLALVAIGGVFFTAALVLFRRHLSV; encoded by the coding sequence ATGGAATCTTTAGGCAATATCTGGAACTTGGGTATCAAAGAATTGCGTAGCCTATGGCAGGACAAAGTGCTGATGATCTTTGTTCTGCTGGCGTTCACCCTGATGATTTATACCGCGGGTTCTGCTGGCTCCATGGAGCTACACAGCGCACCGATTGCCGTGGTGGATGAAGACCAGACCGTGCTTTCCGGTAGAGTCATCAACTCCTTGCAGGCGCCTTGGTTCCAACCACCGGAAATCGTACGTTATGATCAGATTGATCACTTGCTGGATAAGGGCAGTCATACCTTCGCTCTGGTGATCCCGGAAGGGTTTGAGCGCAAGATCCGGCAAGGCCAGCAAGTGGATTTGCAACTGAATATTGACGCTACCCGGATGAGCCAGGCCTTTATTGGCACCTCCTACATTGAGCGTTTCGTCATGACGGAGGTGGCGGAGTTTCTGCAGCCCGGGAGCTCCACCAAGGATTTGCCCGTTACCCTGGTGACTCGCGCCAGTTTTAACCCGAATCTGGATGGTACCTGGTTTGGTGGCGTCATGGAGTTGATTACACAGATCACTCTGATCAGCATTATCCTGACCGGTGCTGCGCTGATACGGGAACGTGAACACGGCACTGTAGAGCATCTAATGGTGATGCCGTTGCGGCCGTTCGAGATCATGGCCTCCAAAGTCTGGGCCAACGGCGTTGTGGTGTTGCTGGTCGCATCTATGTCGATCACACTGGTTATTCAGGGGTGGCTGAATGTACCCATCGCTGGCTCCATTTGGCTGTTTTTGTTCGGAGCCTTGATCCACCTATTCTCCACCACTGCCATTGGTATTTTGATTGGTACGGTGGCTCGTACCATGCCGCAATTTGGCCTGCTGTTGATTCTCACCATACTGCCGTTGCAGCTGTTGTCGGGAGGCATTACGCCACGGGAGAGCATGCCGGAACTGGTTCAGAATGTTATGTTGGCAGCCCCCACGACCCACTTTGTGACCATGGCACAGGCGATTCTTTATCGCGGTGCAGGGTTTGACGTAGTTTGGCCACAGATGTTGGCACTGGTGGCTATTGGTGGGGTGTTTTTTACTGCAGCACTGGTTTTATTCCGGCGGCATTTGTCGGTGTGA
- the rbbA gene encoding ribosome-associated ATPase/putative transporter RbbA: MINSVARLEGISHTYGETMALSDITLDFPSGCMVGLIGPDGVGKSTLLGLIAGARQLQQGRLEVFGGDMGSSRFRNQAAPRIAYMPQGLGGNLYHTLTVDENIAFFADLFGLTGPARKQQIGRLLDATGLLAFRDRPAGKLSGGMKQKLGLCCALIHNPDLLILDEPTTGVDPLSRKRFWDLIDTIRQQSTGMSVLVATAYMEEAERYDWLVAMDAGRVLATGSPEALRKQTQTANLDDAFIALLPETRQEGERGEPVAAGALEPAANGRATPAIVASDLTLKFGSFTAVKYVSFAIPKGEIFGFLGSNGCGKTTTMRMLTGLLTPTEGKVELFGEPLDAKDLATRRKVGYMSQSFSLYGELTVRQNLELHARLFHLPAAKIIDRINTLTRQFGLDGVLDQRSGSLPLGVRQRLSLAVAVVHEPELLILDEPTSGVDPGARNRFWQLLMRLSREDGVTIFISTHFMNEGERCDRISLMHAGEVLACDTPEALIEQTGGDSLEEAFMTTLEAVDKEPEPQAHGALLGEDNGHGFRHKVFSSRRLLAYGRREARELLRDPIRMAFAFVGSALLMLILGYGITLDVEDLSFAVLDRDQTPQSRDYVRAVSGSRYFREHAVITSAEELDQRMRSGELSLAIEIPSGFGKDLKRGRTTELALWLDGAMPFRGETILGYVQGVHVSYLSELARQTWGQVPAISLITLEARYRYNQDFRSLDAMVPAVIPILLIFIPSILMALGIVREKELGSITNLYVTPVTRLEFLLGKQLPYIVFSMISYVSLVLLALYLFDVELKGGVLTLTLGALLFVTTTTALGQVISTFASTQIAALAATAIITILPTVQFSGLTEPVSSLSGAGALIGPIWPATWFLQISRGVFTKGLTLMDLQGAFLALTVFIPVLTGLAVVLLRKQGR; encoded by the coding sequence ATGATTAATTCCGTGGCTCGGCTGGAAGGAATCAGCCACACCTACGGGGAAACCATGGCACTGTCCGATATCACACTGGATTTCCCCTCTGGCTGCATGGTGGGCCTGATTGGCCCGGACGGGGTAGGTAAATCCACCTTGCTGGGACTGATTGCCGGCGCCCGCCAATTGCAACAAGGCCGTCTGGAGGTATTCGGCGGCGATATGGGCAGTTCCCGATTCAGGAATCAGGCCGCTCCGCGCATTGCCTATATGCCTCAGGGTCTGGGCGGCAACCTCTATCACACTCTGACTGTTGACGAGAACATTGCGTTCTTCGCTGACCTGTTCGGCTTGACCGGCCCCGCCCGAAAGCAGCAAATCGGTCGATTGTTGGATGCCACCGGCCTTTTAGCTTTCCGGGATCGCCCGGCCGGTAAATTGTCTGGGGGTATGAAGCAGAAGCTGGGTCTGTGTTGTGCACTTATCCACAACCCGGATTTGCTGATTTTGGATGAGCCCACCACGGGGGTAGACCCTCTGTCCCGCAAGCGCTTCTGGGATTTGATTGATACCATCCGCCAGCAAAGCACCGGCATGAGCGTGCTGGTGGCTACGGCCTATATGGAAGAGGCGGAACGCTACGATTGGCTGGTCGCCATGGATGCTGGCAGGGTGTTGGCAACCGGTTCCCCCGAAGCACTGCGCAAGCAGACACAGACGGCCAATCTGGACGATGCCTTTATTGCCCTGCTGCCGGAAACTCGTCAGGAGGGTGAGCGGGGCGAACCCGTAGCCGCCGGCGCGCTGGAGCCTGCGGCAAACGGCAGAGCCACACCCGCCATTGTCGCCAGCGATCTGACGTTGAAATTTGGCAGTTTTACTGCAGTTAAATACGTCAGCTTTGCCATCCCGAAAGGCGAAATTTTTGGCTTTCTAGGTTCTAACGGCTGTGGCAAAACCACCACCATGAGAATGCTCACCGGCCTGCTCACTCCCACTGAGGGTAAAGTCGAGCTGTTTGGTGAGCCATTGGATGCCAAAGATCTGGCCACGCGTCGAAAAGTGGGCTACATGTCCCAATCTTTCTCCTTGTACGGAGAGCTGACCGTGCGCCAGAACCTGGAGTTGCACGCCCGGTTGTTCCATCTGCCTGCGGCCAAAATCATTGATCGCATTAACACCCTGACCCGGCAGTTCGGGCTGGATGGAGTGCTCGACCAGCGTTCTGGTAGCTTGCCTCTGGGTGTGCGCCAGCGTTTGTCTTTAGCGGTAGCCGTTGTCCATGAGCCGGAATTACTGATCTTGGACGAACCTACCTCTGGCGTTGACCCCGGTGCCCGTAACCGGTTCTGGCAGTTGCTGATGCGCTTGTCCCGGGAAGATGGTGTGACCATTTTCATTTCCACTCACTTCATGAACGAGGGTGAGCGCTGCGATCGTATTTCGTTGATGCACGCCGGAGAGGTGTTGGCCTGTGACACGCCCGAGGCGTTGATTGAACAAACGGGCGGTGACAGCTTGGAAGAAGCGTTCATGACGACGTTGGAAGCGGTGGATAAAGAGCCCGAACCGCAAGCCCATGGCGCTCTGCTGGGTGAGGATAACGGGCACGGCTTCCGCCACAAAGTCTTCAGTTCTCGGCGCTTGTTGGCTTATGGTCGGCGAGAAGCCCGGGAATTGTTGAGGGACCCTATCCGCATGGCGTTCGCTTTTGTGGGCTCTGCGCTACTTATGTTAATACTCGGTTACGGCATCACCTTGGACGTAGAAGATTTGTCGTTCGCCGTGCTTGACCGTGACCAGACACCCCAAAGCCGGGATTATGTGAGGGCCGTATCGGGTTCCCGCTACTTTCGGGAGCACGCGGTTATTACTTCGGCAGAGGAACTGGATCAGCGAATGCGTTCCGGTGAACTGAGTTTGGCTATCGAAATCCCCTCCGGCTTCGGAAAAGATCTGAAACGGGGACGGACCACCGAGTTAGCATTGTGGCTGGACGGTGCTATGCCCTTCCGGGGTGAAACTATCCTTGGTTATGTGCAGGGAGTGCACGTCAGTTACCTGAGTGAGCTTGCCCGGCAGACATGGGGCCAGGTGCCTGCAATAAGCCTGATTACCCTGGAAGCCCGGTACCGTTATAACCAGGACTTCCGCAGTCTGGACGCTATGGTGCCAGCGGTCATTCCGATTCTGCTGATCTTTATTCCGTCGATACTGATGGCGCTGGGGATTGTGCGGGAGAAAGAGCTGGGCTCTATCACCAACCTGTACGTAACACCGGTTACCCGCCTGGAGTTTTTGTTGGGCAAGCAATTGCCTTACATCGTTTTCAGCATGATCAGCTACGTAAGTCTGGTTTTGCTGGCGTTGTACCTGTTTGATGTGGAGCTCAAGGGGGGAGTCCTGACACTCACGTTGGGGGCACTGTTGTTTGTAACAACAACAACGGCTCTGGGCCAAGTGATTTCCACCTTTGCCTCCACCCAGATTGCTGCGCTGGCCGCCACGGCCATTATTACCATTCTGCCTACCGTGCAGTTCTCTGGTCTGACCGAACCGGTATCATCCCTTAGCGGTGCCGGTGCCTTGATTGGGCCGATATGGCCTGCCACCTGGTTCCTGCAGATCAGCCGAGGTGTATTTACCAAGGGCCTTACCCTGATGGATCTGCAGGGCGCATTTTTGGCGTTGACAGTCTTTATTCCCGTGCTGACCGGATTGGCTGTGGTACTGCTCAGAAAACAGGGACGCTGA
- a CDS encoding HlyD family efflux transporter periplasmic adaptor subunit: protein MASKGIHTSSKLIITLVVLATIAIAVYVLMPNGDELPEHIASGNGRIEATEVDIATRIPGRLESFAVREGEMVEAGQQLAVMDTDEIKARLSAAEANLRQAEQARLLADAVVVQRESERRYAEAELARIETLVDRGHVSREQLDRTRTAAETAGAALQAARVQVASAEAGIESAHAAIRQIQTNIDDSELTTPVGGRVLYRLAEPGEVLAAGGKVATVLDVSDVYMTIFLPTSQAGRVRVGSEARIILDALPDYVVPAEVSFVAAEAQFTPKSVETRSEREKLMFRVRIRINPDLLNAYRDRVKTGVPGEAFVRLDESQPWSERLDVRLPND from the coding sequence ATGGCCAGTAAAGGTATTCACACTTCTTCTAAGCTCATTATTACGCTGGTTGTTTTAGCTACTATTGCCATTGCGGTTTACGTCCTAATGCCGAATGGCGATGAATTGCCCGAGCACATTGCTTCTGGCAATGGCCGCATCGAAGCCACAGAAGTGGATATTGCGACCCGCATTCCCGGGCGACTGGAATCCTTTGCCGTGCGTGAAGGCGAAATGGTAGAAGCCGGCCAGCAGCTGGCGGTTATGGACACTGACGAAATCAAGGCTCGTTTGTCGGCTGCGGAAGCCAATTTACGACAGGCGGAACAGGCTCGCTTACTGGCAGATGCAGTGGTAGTGCAGCGGGAAAGCGAGCGTCGCTATGCCGAAGCTGAATTGGCACGGATTGAGACCCTGGTTGACCGTGGCCATGTCTCCCGAGAACAACTGGATCGCACCCGCACGGCAGCAGAGACTGCGGGCGCAGCCCTGCAAGCGGCTCGGGTGCAAGTGGCCTCTGCAGAAGCCGGTATAGAATCAGCCCATGCCGCCATCCGGCAAATTCAGACCAATATCGATGACAGCGAACTCACCACTCCGGTGGGCGGGCGAGTGTTATATCGCTTGGCAGAGCCCGGCGAGGTACTTGCGGCCGGCGGCAAGGTTGCGACCGTGTTGGATGTCAGCGATGTGTATATGACTATTTTCCTGCCGACTTCTCAGGCGGGTCGGGTTCGAGTGGGTTCTGAAGCCCGGATTATTCTGGACGCCCTACCGGATTACGTGGTGCCCGCAGAAGTCAGTTTTGTGGCCGCAGAAGCTCAGTTTACACCCAAATCTGTGGAAACTCGCAGTGAGCGGGAGAAGTTGATGTTCCGGGTGCGCATTCGCATTAATCCGGACCTACTGAACGCTTATCGGGATCGCGTGAAAACCGGCGTACCCGGCGAAGCCTTTGTCCGTCTGGATGAAAGCCAGCCGTGGTCTGAACGTTTGGACGTGAGATTGCCCAATGATTAA